Proteins encoded together in one Kutzneria kofuensis window:
- a CDS encoding lectin — MASSPTPALAALATLLISLGQLPSAQAAAAQPTLVADPASVVNTFIGTSNAADDFPGADTPFGMVQWSPDTPSRPDGGGYEYNDTSITGFSLTHIAGPGCGAMGDVPFLPTTGAVNGSATAPFSHANEQADAGYYKVKLNSGITTELTTTTRSGMGRFTFPATKQANLLIKLAGSQTSVSNTTVTVVSNTEVVGSVTTGHFCGASPTYTVYFAAKFDHPFTTSGGFSALNSGPAPDTARPGAPAQPRTASPQLAGPSGEYLTFDTTADQVVQAKVGVSYVSTANAQGNRDTENPQWDFDSVHQAAHAAWNSMLGRIAIAGGTVAQQQTFYSALYHSLLHPNVFSDVNGQYIGFDNKVHSVAAGHAQYANFSGWDIYRSQAQLSALLAPDKVSDIAQSMVNDYSQSGMLPKWSLNNGETYVMVGDPGTAILADYYAFGARDFDTATALTAMVHEASVQNNIRPGQNYMTTPGYLPANGQWNCCNFYGPVSTQLEYDTADFALSAFAGALGDTANQTRFANRAQEWANVFNTSSKFMQPRQADGSWTGGFSATSGSNFVEGTSWQYTGMVPFNIHGLATAFGGNAAYVSYLNSVLSGFDGAGGSKSDLGNEPSIELPWEYDYVGQPYRAQQVIRQVQDQIWTDKPNGLAGNDDLGTMSAWYVWSALGMFPETPGTADLALGSPMFTQAVVTLPGGHTLTVNAPQAADNAPYVQSLSLNGSTWNNAFLPPSIVNTGGTLDYVLGTTANTSWAASSPPPSYPGTGAPYVKTGPITSALAGKCVDDNHSGLGNNTAIQLYDCNGTNAQRWAAPGDGTLQVMGKCMDVVNSGTANGVKVQLYDCNGTGAQQWQVRGAGLVNPQSGRCLDDPNSTTTNGTQLQIYDCNNSVAQSWTLP, encoded by the coding sequence ATGGCGTCATCCCCGACGCCGGCGTTGGCCGCGCTGGCGACCCTGCTGATTTCCCTGGGCCAGCTTCCCTCCGCGCAAGCCGCTGCGGCGCAGCCGACCCTGGTGGCCGACCCTGCATCCGTCGTCAACACGTTCATCGGCACGAGCAACGCCGCCGATGACTTCCCCGGCGCCGACACGCCGTTCGGCATGGTCCAGTGGAGCCCCGACACGCCGAGCCGTCCCGACGGCGGGGGCTACGAGTACAACGACACCTCCATCACCGGCTTCAGCCTCACCCACATCGCCGGCCCCGGCTGCGGCGCCATGGGCGACGTGCCGTTCCTGCCCACGACCGGCGCGGTCAACGGCTCCGCGACCGCGCCGTTCTCGCACGCCAACGAACAGGCCGACGCCGGCTACTACAAGGTCAAGCTCAACTCCGGCATCACCACCGAGCTGACCACGACCACAAGATCCGGCATGGGGCGCTTCACCTTCCCCGCGACCAAGCAGGCCAACCTGCTGATCAAGCTCGCCGGCAGCCAGACCTCGGTCAGCAACACGACCGTGACCGTGGTCAGCAACACCGAGGTCGTCGGCTCCGTGACGACCGGCCACTTCTGCGGCGCGAGCCCGACCTACACCGTGTACTTCGCCGCCAAGTTCGATCATCCGTTCACGACCAGCGGCGGTTTCAGCGCTCTGAACTCGGGTCCCGCGCCGGACACCGCGCGTCCGGGCGCGCCGGCCCAACCACGGACCGCCTCCCCGCAGCTGGCCGGGCCGTCCGGCGAATACCTGACCTTCGACACCACCGCCGACCAGGTCGTGCAGGCCAAGGTCGGCGTCTCGTACGTGTCGACAGCCAACGCGCAGGGCAACCGGGACACCGAGAACCCGCAGTGGGACTTCGACTCGGTGCACCAGGCCGCGCACGCGGCGTGGAACTCGATGCTGGGCCGGATCGCGATCGCCGGCGGCACCGTCGCCCAGCAGCAGACTTTCTACTCGGCTCTGTATCACTCGCTGCTGCATCCGAACGTGTTCTCCGACGTCAACGGGCAGTACATCGGATTCGACAACAAGGTGCACAGCGTCGCCGCCGGTCACGCCCAGTACGCCAATTTCTCCGGCTGGGACATCTACCGCTCACAGGCCCAGTTGTCGGCGCTGCTGGCCCCGGACAAGGTCAGCGACATCGCGCAGTCGATGGTCAACGACTATTCGCAGAGCGGCATGCTGCCGAAGTGGTCGTTGAACAACGGCGAGACGTACGTGATGGTCGGCGACCCGGGAACGGCCATTCTCGCCGACTACTACGCGTTCGGCGCACGCGATTTCGACACGGCGACGGCGTTGACCGCCATGGTGCACGAGGCGTCCGTGCAGAACAACATCCGCCCTGGTCAGAACTACATGACGACCCCGGGCTACCTGCCGGCCAACGGCCAGTGGAACTGCTGCAACTTCTACGGGCCGGTGTCGACGCAGCTGGAGTACGACACCGCCGACTTCGCGCTGTCGGCCTTCGCCGGCGCGTTGGGCGACACGGCGAACCAGACCCGATTCGCCAATCGCGCCCAGGAGTGGGCCAACGTGTTCAACACGTCCAGCAAGTTCATGCAGCCTCGGCAGGCCGACGGCTCGTGGACCGGTGGATTCAGTGCCACCAGCGGCAGCAATTTCGTCGAGGGCACCTCGTGGCAGTACACCGGAATGGTTCCGTTCAACATTCACGGGCTGGCCACGGCCTTCGGGGGCAACGCGGCGTACGTCAGCTACCTGAACAGCGTGCTGTCCGGCTTCGACGGCGCCGGCGGCAGCAAGTCGGATCTCGGCAACGAGCCCAGCATCGAGCTGCCGTGGGAGTACGACTACGTCGGCCAGCCGTACCGGGCGCAGCAGGTGATTCGGCAGGTCCAGGACCAGATCTGGACCGACAAGCCGAACGGCCTGGCCGGCAACGACGATCTCGGCACCATGAGCGCCTGGTACGTGTGGTCGGCGCTGGGCATGTTCCCGGAGACGCCGGGCACCGCCGACCTGGCGCTGGGCAGCCCGATGTTCACGCAGGCCGTGGTCACGCTGCCCGGCGGGCACACGCTGACCGTGAACGCGCCGCAGGCCGCCGACAACGCGCCGTACGTGCAATCGTTGTCGCTCAATGGATCCACGTGGAACAATGCGTTCCTTCCGCCGTCAATCGTCAACACCGGTGGGACGCTTGACTACGTGCTCGGCACCACCGCGAACACCTCGTGGGCCGCCTCCTCCCCGCCGCCGTCCTACCCCGGCACCGGCGCTCCGTACGTGAAGACCGGTCCGATCACGTCGGCGCTGGCCGGCAAGTGCGTCGACGACAACCACAGCGGCCTCGGCAACAACACCGCGATCCAGCTGTACGACTGCAACGGCACCAACGCGCAGCGGTGGGCGGCGCCCGGCGACGGCACCCTTCAGGTGATGGGCAAGTGCATGGACGTGGTGAACTCCGGCACCGCGAACGGCGTCAAGGTGCAGCTCTACGACTGCAACGGCACCGGGGCGCAGCAGTGGCAGGTGCGGGGCGCCGGCCTGGTCAACCCGCAGTCCGGGCGCTGCCTGGACGACCCCAACAGCACCACCACCAACGGCACCCAGCTGCAGATCTACGACTGCAACAACTCCGTGGCCCAGTCCTGGACCCTCCCCTGA
- a CDS encoding alginate lyase family protein, protein MIGQLGAALATTVGLVLAPLCHDAASVKAPHTVVMDGHALAATKIQLVTGTASKATRTAYNLLIKTADADLTAGPWSVMDKPQTPPSGDKHDYMSQAPYWWAGPKTPENPQGCPYVNKDGQRNPEADAITDHTYRMVAWDAIRDLALAWYYSGDPKYAARAELDIRTWFLNPATAMNPNLNFAQRIPCSTKISGTGIIDSSQSLTQVLDAITVLESGAPGWSGKDSTGLKAWFTKFLDWMQTSPQAKLELAATNNHGSFIDQQNAAMAVYVGNTKLAKSIVESVKTNRIDKQIKPDGSQPLELSRTMSWHYANFNLVALGRLAEIGKNLGIDLWHYTGPNGGNLLKAVDFLIPAAEKGQSVWPWQQINVFDQSIAVDIFHAAAEQGHDKAAGAAIAKTPVPALGDLWPVRPGVTSLDPPLK, encoded by the coding sequence GTGATCGGACAGCTCGGTGCTGCGCTGGCGACAACGGTGGGCCTGGTCCTGGCCCCACTGTGCCACGACGCGGCCTCGGTGAAGGCCCCGCACACCGTCGTGATGGACGGCCACGCCCTGGCCGCCACCAAGATCCAACTCGTGACGGGCACCGCGTCCAAGGCGACCCGCACCGCCTACAACCTGCTCATCAAGACCGCCGACGCGGACCTGACGGCCGGGCCGTGGTCGGTGATGGACAAGCCGCAGACCCCGCCCAGCGGCGACAAGCACGACTACATGAGCCAGGCCCCGTACTGGTGGGCCGGCCCCAAGACGCCGGAGAACCCGCAGGGCTGCCCGTACGTCAACAAGGACGGCCAGCGCAACCCCGAGGCCGACGCGATCACCGACCACACCTACCGGATGGTGGCCTGGGACGCGATCCGCGACCTGGCGCTGGCCTGGTACTACAGCGGCGACCCGAAGTACGCGGCGCGGGCGGAGCTGGACATCCGCACCTGGTTCCTGAACCCGGCGACCGCGATGAACCCGAACCTGAACTTCGCGCAGCGGATCCCGTGCAGCACCAAGATCTCCGGCACCGGCATCATCGACTCCTCGCAGAGCCTGACCCAGGTGCTGGACGCGATCACGGTGCTGGAGTCCGGCGCGCCGGGCTGGAGCGGCAAGGACAGCACCGGCCTCAAGGCGTGGTTCACCAAGTTCCTGGACTGGATGCAGACCAGCCCGCAGGCCAAGCTGGAACTGGCCGCCACCAACAACCACGGCAGCTTCATCGACCAGCAGAACGCCGCCATGGCGGTCTACGTCGGCAATACCAAGCTGGCCAAGAGCATCGTCGAGTCGGTCAAGACCAATCGGATCGACAAGCAGATCAAGCCCGACGGCAGCCAGCCGCTTGAGCTGTCGCGCACGATGTCCTGGCACTACGCCAACTTCAACCTGGTGGCGCTGGGCCGGCTGGCCGAGATCGGCAAGAACCTCGGCATCGACCTGTGGCACTACACCGGCCCGAACGGCGGCAACCTGCTCAAGGCCGTCGACTTCCTGATCCCGGCCGCGGAGAAGGGCCAGAGCGTCTGGCCGTGGCAGCAGATCAACGTGTTCGACCAGTCGATCGCCGTGGACATCTTCCATGCCGCCGCCGAGCAGGGGCACGACAAGGCCGCGGGCGCAGCCATCGCCAAGACCCCGGTGCCAGCGCTGGGTGACCTGTGGCCGGTGCGGCCCGGCGTGACCTCGCTGGACCCGCCGCTGAAGTAG
- a CDS encoding VOC family protein, which produces MFNALTISQIFVLDQDQALDFYVGKLGLEVHTDADLGFMRWLTVNVPGQPDREILLERPGAPRMDEATAAQVRELLTKGAMAGTLFFTTDDCQKTYETLLAKGVEFTDEPTKRDYGIDCGLRDPFGNAIRFSQPLS; this is translated from the coding sequence ATGTTCAACGCGCTCACCATTTCCCAGATCTTCGTGCTCGACCAGGACCAGGCCCTCGACTTCTACGTCGGCAAGCTCGGCCTGGAGGTCCACACCGACGCCGACCTCGGCTTCATGCGGTGGCTGACGGTCAACGTCCCCGGTCAGCCCGACCGGGAGATCCTGCTGGAGCGCCCCGGCGCGCCCCGCATGGACGAGGCGACCGCCGCGCAGGTGCGGGAGCTGCTCACCAAGGGCGCGATGGCCGGCACCCTGTTCTTCACCACCGACGACTGCCAGAAGACTTACGAGACGCTGCTGGCCAAGGGCGTGGAGTTCACCGACGAGCCGACCAAGCGCGACTACGGCATCGACTGCGGCCTGCGCGACCCCTTCGGCAACGCCATCCGCTTCAGCCAGCCCCTGAGCTGA
- a CDS encoding helix-turn-helix domain-containing protein, giving the protein MWCDLDVGRAVEDTNRRMLRARDTMDRHYAEPLDVAALARVAHVSEAHFIRTFRATFGETPHRYLQRRRVERAMFLLRSCDRSVTDICLEVGFTSLGTFSRTFRDIVGESPSAYRSRGPLAAVPTCFAMSWMRPSSFG; this is encoded by the coding sequence ATGTGGTGTGATCTGGACGTGGGCCGTGCCGTGGAGGACACCAACCGTCGGATGCTGCGGGCCCGCGACACCATGGACCGGCACTACGCCGAGCCGCTGGACGTGGCCGCGCTGGCCCGGGTCGCGCACGTGTCGGAGGCGCACTTCATCCGCACCTTCCGGGCCACCTTCGGCGAGACCCCGCACCGGTACCTGCAGCGGCGCCGGGTGGAGCGGGCCATGTTCCTGCTCCGGTCGTGCGACCGCAGCGTCACCGACATCTGCCTGGAGGTCGGCTTCACCAGCCTCGGCACGTTCAGCCGCACCTTCCGGGACATCGTCGGCGAGTCGCCGTCGGCCTACCGCTCCCGCGGGCCGCTCGCCGCCGTGCCGACCTGCTTCGCGATGTCCTGGATGAGACCCAGCAGTTTTGGATAA
- a CDS encoding NADPH-dependent FMN reductase, translating to MSTTSGVLVGNPRPASRTLGAAVALRDAVHRLVPDVETGPVVDAAELAQQVFAPGATEVKAALAALGEVNVLVVASPTYKATYTGLLKAVLDQAPGGWLKGVVALPLQVAAADKHALAVDLHLRPVLVELGATVPGPGVFVNEARLNGDHELLTGELAAELESTGVANTLRALLTTAKV from the coding sequence ATGTCCACCACCAGCGGCGTGCTCGTCGGCAATCCCCGTCCCGCTTCCCGCACCCTCGGCGCGGCCGTCGCGCTGCGCGATGCCGTGCACCGCCTCGTTCCCGACGTCGAGACCGGCCCGGTCGTCGACGCGGCCGAACTGGCCCAGCAGGTGTTCGCCCCGGGCGCGACCGAAGTGAAGGCGGCCTTGGCGGCGCTGGGGGAAGTGAATGTGCTCGTCGTCGCCTCCCCCACGTACAAGGCGACCTACACCGGCCTGCTCAAGGCCGTGCTCGACCAGGCCCCCGGTGGCTGGCTCAAGGGCGTCGTGGCGCTGCCGCTGCAGGTCGCCGCCGCCGACAAGCACGCCCTGGCCGTCGACCTGCACCTGCGGCCGGTGCTGGTGGAGCTCGGCGCGACCGTGCCGGGGCCGGGAGTGTTCGTGAACGAGGCCCGACTGAACGGCGACCACGAATTGCTCACCGGCGAATTGGCCGCCGAACTGGAGTCGACCGGCGTCGCCAATACCCTCCGGGCATTGCTCACCACCGCGAAGGTCTGA
- a CDS encoding MFS transporter, whose protein sequence is MSVAARMNRLPVTRSHRLATVAVGLGLFFDIYEIFLAGTLANVLVANFHLDKAILPAVLSSTFIGMFAGAILLGRLADRIGRRRAFLASLGVYSVFSLLGAFSIGPWTLMASRFLAGLGIGAEPAVSDTYLGDLLPPKKRGLYTGIAYTLSFFGVPAVGFLAGWLVPLGPDAWRWLFVFGAAGAVIVFLLRTGLPESPRWLESVGRHEEAERIVARFEAEAGANLPEPAADEAPNTTGSVGALLRPPYRKRTLMMAVFHLLQTFGYYGFGTLVPQVLAAKGYPIVQSLVFSAITFVGYPVGAALSLPIIERVERKHLVIASGLGMAVCGLAFGFSSSTALILAFGFLYTAISNVFSNAFHVYQAEIFPTALRSTAAGSTYSLSRLSSAAMPFVLVPLLHATNSAVLFAVVAAAMIVVALDVGLFGPRTTGRDLELVNV, encoded by the coding sequence ATGTCTGTAGCGGCAAGAATGAACCGGTTGCCGGTGACGAGGTCGCACCGGTTGGCCACCGTCGCGGTGGGTCTCGGCCTGTTCTTCGACATTTACGAAATCTTCCTCGCCGGCACGCTTGCCAACGTCCTGGTCGCGAACTTCCACCTGGACAAGGCCATCCTGCCGGCGGTGCTGTCGTCGACGTTCATCGGCATGTTCGCCGGCGCGATCCTGCTCGGCCGGCTGGCCGACCGGATCGGCCGCCGCCGGGCATTTCTGGCCAGCCTCGGCGTGTATTCGGTGTTCTCGCTGCTGGGCGCGTTCAGCATCGGGCCGTGGACGCTGATGGCGAGCCGATTCCTGGCCGGGCTGGGAATCGGCGCCGAGCCTGCGGTGTCCGATACGTACCTCGGTGACCTGTTGCCGCCGAAGAAGCGCGGTCTCTACACGGGAATCGCGTACACGCTGTCCTTCTTCGGCGTGCCGGCGGTCGGCTTTCTCGCCGGCTGGCTGGTGCCGCTGGGGCCGGACGCGTGGCGCTGGCTGTTCGTGTTCGGCGCGGCCGGCGCGGTGATCGTGTTCCTGCTGCGCACCGGGCTGCCCGAGTCGCCGCGCTGGCTGGAGTCGGTCGGACGGCACGAGGAGGCCGAGAGGATCGTCGCCCGGTTCGAGGCCGAGGCCGGCGCCAACCTGCCCGAGCCGGCCGCCGACGAGGCGCCCAACACCACCGGTTCGGTCGGCGCGCTGCTGCGGCCGCCGTACCGGAAGCGGACGCTGATGATGGCCGTCTTCCACCTGCTGCAGACGTTCGGCTACTACGGCTTCGGCACGCTGGTGCCGCAGGTGCTGGCGGCCAAGGGCTATCCGATCGTGCAGTCGCTGGTGTTCAGCGCCATCACCTTCGTCGGCTACCCGGTCGGCGCCGCGCTGTCGCTGCCGATCATCGAGCGGGTCGAGCGCAAGCACCTGGTGATCGCCTCCGGCCTGGGCATGGCGGTGTGCGGGCTGGCGTTCGGCTTCTCCTCGTCGACGGCGCTGATCCTGGCCTTCGGCTTCCTCTACACCGCCATCAGCAACGTGTTCAGCAACGCGTTCCACGTCTACCAGGCGGAGATCTTCCCGACCGCGCTGCGCTCCACCGCCGCCGGCTCCACCTACTCGCTGTCCAGGCTGTCCAGCGCGGCCATGCCGTTCGTGCTGGTGCCGCTGCTGCACGCGACCAACTCGGCGGTGCTGTTCGCCGTGGTCGCCGCCGCGATGATCGTCGTCGCGCTGGACGTGGGCCTGTTCGGGCCGCGCACCACCGGCCGCGACCTGGAATTGGTCAACGTCTGA